Proteins encoded together in one Streptomyces umbrinus window:
- a CDS encoding DMT family transporter: MAIAVVSISATAPLTAAATASPLAMAFWRNALGFATLGPFLLILRRREVVRVVRGERGLLRPEQWRPMVFGFLAATALALHFAAFMTSTQLTSVAMSTALVATQPVWQALIAAGQGVRASRRTWAGLTLAVIGAAAAAGVDIQSGSRTALLGDLLALAGAVAQAGYAALSEKSRADVSTPLYSTVTSLVCGIELLAACWLFDIPLTGFDRTTQLSLLGLLILPQLLGLGALNFVLGRTSATTMSVLLLLETPVAALMAWSLMDQGVAPATVPGLLLIIIGVTVVMTSDSGKKPVPREDDLRGPHELRWQDEQRRQDNAGAGAPPYPAYAPYPSQLPPTVGVSTVSTVGEPTDSTPAHAFEAWAAFETARPTTPRHPPLRPDARRDPRVDWARRPGDESPTIQLSYHGAGAFDTMFLGGRPPRPEEPRPDFENTHGT; this comes from the coding sequence ATGGCGATCGCCGTGGTCTCCATATCCGCCACCGCCCCGCTCACCGCCGCCGCCACCGCGTCGCCGCTCGCCATGGCCTTCTGGCGCAACGCCCTGGGTTTCGCCACCCTCGGGCCGTTCCTCCTGATACTGCGCCGCCGCGAGGTGGTGCGCGTCGTGCGTGGCGAGCGCGGGCTGCTGCGCCCCGAACAGTGGCGGCCCATGGTCTTCGGCTTCCTCGCGGCCACGGCACTCGCCCTCCATTTCGCGGCCTTCATGACGAGTACGCAGCTGACCTCGGTCGCCATGTCCACCGCGCTCGTCGCCACCCAGCCCGTCTGGCAGGCCCTCATCGCCGCGGGTCAGGGCGTCCGGGCATCCCGCAGGACATGGGCGGGTCTCACGCTCGCCGTGATCGGAGCGGCCGCGGCCGCCGGTGTGGACATCCAGTCCGGCAGCCGTACGGCACTGCTGGGGGACCTGCTCGCCCTCGCCGGGGCCGTCGCCCAGGCCGGATACGCGGCGCTGAGCGAGAAGTCACGGGCGGACGTGAGCACGCCCCTGTACTCGACGGTCACCTCGCTGGTCTGCGGTATCGAACTGCTCGCCGCCTGCTGGCTGTTCGACATCCCGCTCACCGGGTTCGACAGGACCACACAACTGTCGCTGCTCGGACTGCTCATCCTCCCGCAGCTGCTGGGGCTCGGCGCACTGAACTTCGTCCTCGGCAGGACATCGGCGACGACGATGAGTGTCCTCCTCCTCCTGGAGACCCCGGTGGCCGCGCTCATGGCCTGGTCACTGATGGACCAGGGCGTCGCGCCCGCGACCGTCCCCGGGCTCCTCCTGATCATCATCGGCGTCACGGTGGTGATGACGAGCGACAGCGGCAAAAAGCCCGTACCGCGGGAGGACGACCTCCGCGGGCCGCACGAACTCCGCTGGCAGGACGAACAGCGCCGACAGGACAACGCCGGTGCCGGAGCACCCCCGTACCCGGCCTACGCCCCGTACCCGTCCCAACTCCCGCCCACAGTCGGCGTGTCCACCGTGTCCACGGTCGGAGAGCCGACGGACAGCACACCGGCCCACGCGTTCGAGGCCTGGGCGGCCTTCGAGACCGCCCGGCCGACAACACCCCGGCACCCACCGCTCCGGCCCGACGCCCGACGGGACCCCCGAGTCGACTGGGCACGCCGCCCCGGGGACGAGAGCCCGACGATTCAGCTCAGCTATCACGGGGCGG